The sequence GGCACGGGGATGATTATATCAGAGCCATTTTCCCCATGCATATTCTTGCCTTTCCCGTGTTCTCCTCTCTTCGCCCTGTAGTGCCTGTGGTATTTCAGGTCAAGCAGGGTATTGATCTGGCTATCCGCCCTTATAATTATATCTCCACCCTTACCACCATCACCACCATTAGGTCCACCCATAGGGACATATTTCTCCCTGCGGAAGCTAACGCAACCCCTTCCCCCATCACCTGCCTTCACAAAGATTTTAACCTGATCAATGAACATTGAGTATGCCTTTTATTTACTCAAGTTCTTATAAGTATATAGGAATTGGTCTTCACAGGCAATACCCTATTGCAACGGTGACTGAACCAAGCAGGCAAGGTGATAAGCAAGAATGGAAAATGGGACGGTTCTATTTATTGCTTTTTCCATCCTTTCGCTGACTGTATCTTTAAAATTTATCATGTCTGGTATACTTTATCAAAAATTAGAACCGTCCCATTTTTACTATAGCGAATATACAGCCATAGAAATTTCATTTACTGCTTTTCTTCTGCCACATACACTTGATTCAATAGTTTTTAAGACATTAGCTGCGTAGTATTTGGTACCGCATTTTTTACAAACACCAACCGGAACATTCTTAATCAATATATACCTCTTTCCTGCCTTTCGGGGCAAGTCC is a genomic window of Nitrospirota bacterium containing:
- a CDS encoding YgiT-type zinc finger protein gives rise to the protein MKINQKDNEMKGGIKLGFWDGEQCEYCGGPIVEKIMDLPRKAGKRYILIKNVPVGVCKKCGTKYYAANVLKTIESSVCGRRKAVNEISMAVYSL